GGGACGCTGTGGCCGAGCGGGGCGGGGACCCCAAGCGCATCAACCCCGTGGTGCCCGCCGACCTGGTCATCGACCACTCGGTGCAGGTGGACGCCTTCGGCACCGCCTACGCCTTCTTCTACAACGTGGAAAAGGAATACGAGCGGAACCGGGAGCGCTACCTCCTCCTCAAGTGGGCCCAGGGAGCCCTGGAGAACTTCCGGGTGGTCCCCCCCGGCACCGGCATCGTCCACCAGGTGAACCTGGAGTACCTGGCCAAGGTGGTGATGACCAAGGAGGAAAAGGGCCTCACCCTGGCCTTCCCCGACAGCCTAGTGGGCACCGACAGCCACACCACCATGGTGAACGGCCTGGGGGTTCTGGGCTGGGGCGTGGGGGGTATCGAGGCCGAGGCGGTCATGCTGGGCCAGCCCTACTACATGCTGGCCCCCAAGGTGGTGGGCTTTAAGCTTTACGGGGAGCTTCCCGAAGGGGCCACGGCCACCGACTTAGTCCTCACCATCACCGAGATCCTGCGCAAACACGGGGTGGTGGGCAAGTTCGTGGAGTTCTACGGCCCCGGGGTGGCCAAGCTCTCCTTGGCGGACCGGGCCACCATCGCCAACATGGCCCCCGAGTACGGGGCCACCATGGGCTTCTTCCCCGTGGACGAGGAAACCCTGAACTACCTGAGGCTCACGGGCCGCCCAGAGGAGCTCCTCGCCCTGGTGGAGGCCTACACCAAGGCAGTGGGGCTTTTCCGCACCCCAGAGGCGGAGGAGCAGGTGCGCTACTCCGAGTACCTGGAGCTGGACCTCTCCACGGTGGAGCCCTCCCTGGCGGGCCCCAAGAGGCCCCAGGATCGGGTGGCCCTCAAGGAGGTGAAGGGAAGCTTCCTGGCCCACCTCACCAAGCCGGTGAAGGAAAGGGGCTTCGGGCTTAGCCCGGACCAGCTGGACAAGAGGGTGCTGGTCAAGCGCCAGGACGAGGAGTTTGAGCTCGCCCACGGCTCCGTGGTCATCGCCGCCATCACCAGCTGCACCAACACCTCTAACCCCACGGTCATGCTGGGAGCCGGGCTTTTGGCCAAGAAGGCGGTGGAGGCGGGCCTGGACACCAAGCCCTGGGTGAAGAGCTCCCTGGCCCCGGGCTCCAAGGTAGTGACCGACTACCTGGAGGCGAGCGGGCTCCTTCCCTTCCTCGAGGCCCTGCGCTTCCACGTGGTGGGCTACGGGTGCACCACCTGCATCGGTAACTCCGGCCCCCTGCCCGAGGACATCGCGCGGGCGGTGGAGGAGGGGAACCTGGTGGTGGCCGCCGTCCTCTCCGGCAACCGCAACTTTGAAGGGCGCATCAACCCCCACGTGAAGGCCAACTACCTGGCGAGCCCCATGCTGGTGGTGGCCTACGCCCTGGCGGGCCGCATGGACATCGACTTCACCACGGAGCCCCTGGGCTACGACCCCAACGGCAAGCCCGTCTACCTCAAGGACATCTGGCCCTCCATGGAGGAGATCCGCCAGGCCATGGCCAAGACCCTGGACCCCGAGCTCTTCAAGAAGGAGTACGCCCGGGTCT
This is a stretch of genomic DNA from Thermus neutrinimicus. It encodes these proteins:
- the acnA gene encoding aconitate hydratase AcnA codes for the protein MKDSFQTLKTLNTPSGTYAYFDLTELERKGIAEVSRLPFSIRIMLESLLRNEDGYQVTREDIEALARWAPEPGEINVPLKLARVILQDFTGVPAVVDLAAMRDAVAERGGDPKRINPVVPADLVIDHSVQVDAFGTAYAFFYNVEKEYERNRERYLLLKWAQGALENFRVVPPGTGIVHQVNLEYLAKVVMTKEEKGLTLAFPDSLVGTDSHTTMVNGLGVLGWGVGGIEAEAVMLGQPYYMLAPKVVGFKLYGELPEGATATDLVLTITEILRKHGVVGKFVEFYGPGVAKLSLADRATIANMAPEYGATMGFFPVDEETLNYLRLTGRPEELLALVEAYTKAVGLFRTPEAEEQVRYSEYLELDLSTVEPSLAGPKRPQDRVALKEVKGSFLAHLTKPVKERGFGLSPDQLDKRVLVKRQDEEFELAHGSVVIAAITSCTNTSNPTVMLGAGLLAKKAVEAGLDTKPWVKSSLAPGSKVVTDYLEASGLLPFLEALRFHVVGYGCTTCIGNSGPLPEDIARAVEEGNLVVAAVLSGNRNFEGRINPHVKANYLASPMLVVAYALAGRMDIDFTTEPLGYDPNGKPVYLKDIWPSMEEIRQAMAKTLDPELFKKEYARVFQGDERWQALPAPTGELFGWDPESTYIQKPPFFQNLGQHRVGDIRGARVLLVLGDSVTTDHISPAGAIPVKSPAGQYLISKGVRPEDFNSYGSRRGNHEVMMRGTFANIRIKNLMLDGVEGGYAKKLPEGEVDFVYNVAMRYQEEGTPLLVIAGKEYGTGSSRDWAAKGTFLLGIKAVLAESFERIHRSNLVGMGVLPLEFLPGENRETLGLTGYEVYDIIGLQDLTPRKKVEVVARREDGTEVRFQAIARLDTPVEVDYYRNGGILQTVLLNMLKEVKAQ